The following are encoded in a window of Pongo abelii isolate AG06213 chromosome 14, NHGRI_mPonAbe1-v2.0_pri, whole genome shotgun sequence genomic DNA:
- the KCTD12 gene encoding BTB/POZ domain-containing protein KCTD12: MALADSTRGLPNGGGGGGGSGSSSSSAEPPLFPDIVELNVGGQVYVTRRCTVVSVPDSLLWRMFTQQQPQELARDSKGRFFLDRDGFLFRYILDYLRDLQLVLPDYFPERSRLQREAEYFELPELVRRLGAPQQPGPGPPPSRRGVHKEGSLGDELLPLGYAEPEQQEGASAGAPSPTLELASRSPSGGAAGPLLTPSQSLDGSRRSGYITIGYRGSYTIGRDAQADAKFRRVARITVCGKTSLAKEVFGDTLNESRDPDRPPERYTSRYYLKFNFLEQAFDKLSESGFHMVACSSTGTCAFASSTDQSEDKIWTSYTEYVFCRE; the protein is encoded by the coding sequence ATGGCTCTGGCGGACAGCACACGTGGATTACCCaacgggggcggcggcgggggcggcaGCGGCTCCTCGTCGTCCTCCGCGGAGCCGCCGCTCTTCCCCGACATCGTGGAGCTGAACGTGGGGGGCCAGGTGTACGTGACCCGGCGCTGCACGGTGGTGTCGGTGCCCGACTCGCTGCTCTGGCGCATGTTCACGCAGCAGCAGCCGCAGGAGCTGGCCCGGGACAGCAAAGGACGTTTCTTTCTGGACCGGGACGGCTTCCTCTTCCGCTACATCCTGGATTACCTGCGGGACTTGCAGCTCGTGCTGCCCGACTACTTCCCCGAGCGCAGCCGGCTACAGCGCGAGGCCGAGTACTTCGAGCTGCCAGAGCTCGTACGCCGCCTCGGGGCGCCCCAGCAGCCCGGCCCGGGGCCGCCGCCCTCGCGGCGCGGGGTGCACAAGGAGGGCTCGCTGGGTGACGAGCTGCTGCCGCTTGGCTACGCGGAGCCGGAACAGCAGGAGGGCGCCTCTGCCGGGGCGCCGTCGCCCACGCTGGAGCTGGCTAGCCGCAGTCCGTCCGGGGGCGCGGCGGGCCCGCTGCTCACGCCGTCCCAGTCGCTGGACGGCAGCCGACGCTCGGGCTACATCACCATCGGCTACCGCGGCTCCTACACCATCGGGCGGGACGCGCAGGCGGACGCCAAGTTCCGGCGAGTGGCACGCATCACCGTTTGCGGAAAGACGTCGCTGGCCAAGGAGGTGTTTGGGGACACCCTGAACGAAAGCCGGGACCCGGACCGTCCCCCGGAGCGCTACACCTCGCGCTATTACCTCAAGTTCAACTTCCTGGAGCAGGCCTTCGACAAGCTGTCCGAGTCGGGCTTCCACATGGTGGCGTGCAGCTCCACTGGCACCTGCGCCTTTGCCAGCAGCACCGACCAGAGCGAGGACAAGATCTGGACCAGCTACACCGAGTACGTCTTCTGCAGGGAGTGA